Proteins from a genomic interval of Chryseobacterium indologenes:
- a CDS encoding HupE/UreJ family protein has product MQDFLFYLHLGWEHIISLDALDHQLFVLALIAVYSYSDWKKILILITAFTIGHSITLALSILDVFRLPSDWVEFLIPMTIVLTSLDNIIMKNQKQTLMRANYYLALIFGLIHGMGFANTARVMIAKSQSIAIPLLGFNIGLELGQIVIVLAILIVLFILLKIFKVNKKDWVLFVSSGVFALSLKMALERIPF; this is encoded by the coding sequence ATGCAGGATTTTCTTTTTTATTTACACCTCGGTTGGGAGCACATTATTTCATTAGATGCTCTGGATCACCAGTTATTTGTACTGGCATTGATTGCTGTTTATTCTTACAGTGATTGGAAAAAAATTCTGATTCTCATCACCGCATTTACCATTGGCCATTCGATTACCCTGGCTTTAAGTATTCTTGATGTTTTCAGGCTACCTTCCGATTGGGTTGAGTTTTTGATTCCCATGACAATTGTTTTGACCTCCCTGGATAATATCATTATGAAAAATCAAAAACAGACACTGATGCGTGCCAATTATTATCTGGCACTTATTTTTGGACTGATCCACGGGATGGGTTTTGCCAATACGGCAAGAGTGATGATCGCTAAGAGCCAGAGCATTGCCATTCCTTTACTGGGATTCAATATTGGGCTGGAATTGGGACAAATTGTTATTGTACTGGCAATACTGATTGTCCTGTTTATTCTGCTGAAAATTTTTAAGGTTAATAAAAAGGACTGGGTACTGTTTGTATCTTCCGGGGTCTTTGCTTTATCTCTAAAAATGGCATTAGAAAGAATTCCTTTCTAA
- the radA gene encoding DNA repair protein RadA, with product MAKLKTAYFCQNCGSQYSQWMGQCKNCGQWNTLVEEIVEKPSHKTPPFSKSKQHVINIVEVETSEEPRIKTPSEELNRVLGGGIVLGSVTLIGGEPGIGKSTLLLQLALKMKKKIFYVSGEESASQIKMRADRLTDIQNPNCFLFTETSLEKILHEAKKLEPDFIIIDSIQTLQSQLIESSPGTVSQIRECSNEIIKYAKENSTPVFLVGHITKDGQIAGPKVLEHMVDVVLNFDGDRNHLFRLLRANKNRFGSTSEIGIYEMISQGLKEIKNPSEILITKKLEELSGNSVAVTLEGNRPMLLEIQALVSTAVYGTPQRSCTGFDSKRLNMLLAVLEKRAGFQLGAKDVFLNITGGIKTDDPALDLAVIASVLSSNEDIAISEHYCFAGEIGLSGEIRPVAQIEQRITEAEKLGYEKIFVSNLNKIPKRKFGIKIEEVSKIEDFHERLF from the coding sequence ATGGCAAAACTGAAAACAGCATATTTCTGTCAAAACTGCGGAAGTCAATATTCCCAATGGATGGGACAATGCAAAAACTGTGGACAATGGAATACTTTAGTAGAAGAAATTGTTGAAAAACCTTCTCATAAAACTCCTCCCTTTTCAAAATCCAAGCAACATGTTATTAATATTGTTGAAGTGGAAACCAGTGAGGAACCGAGAATAAAAACACCTTCTGAAGAACTGAACCGTGTTTTGGGTGGAGGAATTGTTCTGGGGTCGGTAACCTTAATTGGAGGGGAACCCGGAATAGGAAAATCTACACTTCTGCTTCAGCTTGCCTTAAAGATGAAGAAAAAAATCTTTTATGTCTCCGGGGAAGAAAGTGCCTCACAGATTAAAATGAGGGCAGACAGACTTACGGACATCCAAAATCCCAATTGTTTTCTTTTTACCGAAACCTCCCTTGAAAAAATACTTCACGAAGCCAAAAAACTGGAACCTGATTTCATAATCATCGACTCTATTCAGACGCTTCAGTCTCAACTGATCGAAAGCTCTCCGGGAACGGTTTCACAAATCCGCGAATGTTCCAATGAAATCATTAAATATGCCAAGGAAAACAGCACTCCCGTGTTTCTGGTAGGTCACATTACAAAAGATGGCCAGATTGCAGGCCCGAAAGTACTGGAACACATGGTTGATGTTGTCCTGAATTTTGACGGAGACAGAAATCACCTTTTCAGGCTTTTGAGAGCCAATAAAAACCGTTTCGGTTCCACTTCTGAAATCGGGATCTATGAAATGATTTCCCAGGGATTGAAAGAAATCAAAAACCCTTCGGAAATCCTGATTACGAAAAAACTTGAGGAATTATCCGGAAACTCGGTTGCTGTTACCCTCGAAGGAAACCGACCTATGCTTCTGGAAATTCAGGCTTTGGTAAGTACAGCGGTTTACGGTACACCACAAAGAAGCTGCACAGGATTTGATTCTAAAAGGCTCAATATGCTTCTTGCTGTTTTGGAAAAACGTGCCGGATTTCAACTTGGTGCAAAAGACGTTTTCTTAAACATTACCGGAGGAATCAAAACAGACGACCCGGCACTGGATCTTGCCGTTATTGCTTCAGTTTTATCATCCAATGAAGATATTGCAATTTCCGAACACTACTGCTTTGCAGGAGAAATAGGATTAAGCGGGGAAATCCGCCCGGTCGCACAAATTGAGCAACGAATTACTGAAGCTGAAAAACTGGGATACGAAAAAATATTTGTATCCAACCTTAATAAAATACCTAAAAGAAAATTTGGAATCAAGATTGAAGAAGTGAGTAAGATTGAGGATTTCCATGAAAGACTTTTTTAA
- a CDS encoding YceI family protein, whose protein sequence is MKKIFLSFMFVLFGVMAFAQNNWQIDPMHSSFNFNIKHMGISFVQGRFDKFNGKLTAKGTTLDNASLSISIAPESINTGIEMRDSHLRSDDFFAAGKYPEMTFEGTSGTKDKNGAYVFHGKLTIKDITKEVNIPVIFGGITKNKDGKEVMGLQAKFIIDRLDYNINYDSKETGIAKDAEVSVYLELVKK, encoded by the coding sequence ATGAAAAAAATCTTTTTATCCTTTATGTTTGTCTTATTCGGTGTGATGGCTTTTGCACAAAATAACTGGCAAATAGACCCGATGCATTCTTCTTTTAATTTCAATATTAAACATATGGGAATCAGTTTCGTTCAGGGAAGATTCGATAAGTTTAACGGAAAACTCACAGCAAAAGGAACGACTTTAGACAATGCCTCCTTGAGTATTTCTATAGCTCCTGAAAGCATCAATACCGGTATAGAAATGAGAGACAGCCACCTGAGAAGCGATGATTTTTTTGCAGCAGGTAAATATCCTGAAATGACATTTGAAGGAACTTCCGGCACAAAAGATAAAAACGGAGCTTATGTTTTTCATGGAAAATTAACCATTAAGGATATTACCAAAGAAGTGAATATTCCGGTGATATTTGGCGGAATAACGAAAAATAAAGATGGAAAGGAAGTAATGGGATTGCAGGCGAAATTTATCATAGACCGTCTGGATTATAACATCAACTATGATTCAAAAGAGACAGGTATTGCCAAAGATGCAGAGGTGAGTGTATATCTTGAGCTGGTAAAAAAATAG